ATTTCCCGATCAAGTGTATGTATTTACGCCTAAGGGCAAAATTTTTAATATGCCGGCTGGGGCAAGCTGCGTTGATTTTGCCTATGCTGTGCATTCGGACATTGGTGATAGTTGTATTGCGGCAAAAATTAATCATGAACTAGTGCCATTACGCACTCGCTTAAAAAATGGCGATCAAGTTGAGATTGTTTCTGCGGTACACGCGCGGCCAAATCCGTCTTGGCTGACTTTTGTAACCACCGGCAAGGCTAGATCGCATATACGGCATTTCTTAAAAGGCATGCGCTTTGAAGAATCGGTACTGCTGGGTGAGCGCTTATTAGCCCAAGGTTTTGCTAATTTAAATCAGCCTTTGCAAAATGTCAGTGATGATGTGTGGGATCGCTATTTAAAAGAAAATGGCGAAAAATCGCGTGAAGTGGTTAAAGCAGAATTAGGTTTAGGTAAGCGTTTGGCGGTTGTGGTAGCAAAACGTTTATTGCAATTGGGCGGTAGTTGGCAAGATGAAGCCGCATTAGGTCGCAAACCCGCAGCCGTTGCCGTGCGTGGTGGGGAGGGCATGGCCATTCAATGCGCGCGATGTTGTAACCCTATTCCTGGCGATCCTATTTTAGGCTTTGTTAAAAAAGATCAGGGCCTTGTGATTCATACCCACGATTGCCCGCAAATTGCCCATGGCCGAATTGATAGCGAAAAGCTCATTGATGTGGAATGGGATGCCGATGTGAATCGGCTATTCGATGTGCCTGTGCGTATTTTGGCACAAAATGATAGAGGCATTTTAGCGCAAATTGCATTGGCTATTGCCGATGCCGACGCTAATATTACCGCCGTTGCCACTCAAGAGCCGGAAGGCTTTTCTGAGCGCTATATGCAGATTCAATTTACCTTGCAGGTGAGTAATCGCACGCACTTAGCCAAGGTCATGAAAAATCTACGCCAATTGCCTTCAGCATATCGAATTCAAAGAATGCGAGCTTAAGCGTTTAATTTTTTTATATCTTAAATAAAATACATCATGCAAATTTCAATTAACGGCGAAGCCCGCGAATTTACTGCTCCACTCTCCCTGTTGGATTTAATTGACTTGCTTGAGCTCAAGGGCAAGCGGATTGCAATCGAGCAAAATGGTGAAATTGTCCCTAAAAGTCAGCACGCCACCTCGCTTTTGAGCGAAGGCGATGTTTTAGAAATGGTGGTGGCTGTCGGTGGTGGTTAAGTTCTGGCTAGTGCTTGAATGAGCGAGAGTAAAGCTCGCTCCTACCTGTTTATATTCTGAGTTAAGGGGCTTATATGTCGGATCAATTTCAAATTGCAGGCCAAGCTTATCAATCACGCTTGATTGTGGGCACAGGAAAATACCAAGATTTTGCTCAGACCCGTGCAGCGGTAGATGCCTCAGGGGCAGAGATTATTACTGTGGCGATTCGTCGGGTGAACATTGGTCAAGATGCTAGCCAGCCCTCCTTGCTTGAATATTTACCGCCATCAGAATTCACCTACCTGCCTAACACCGCTGGCTGTTATAACGCCACTGATGCCGTGCGTACTTTGCGCTTAGCTCGGGAGCTATTAGATGGGCATAAGTTGGTTAAGCTAGAAGTACTTGGTGACGCCAATACGCTTTACCCAAATGTGCGTGAAACTTTGATTGCAGTTGAAACATTGGTTAAAGAAGGTTTTGATGTAATGGTTTATACCTCGGATGATCCGATTGCCGCTAAAGAGCTAGAAGACATCGGTTGTTGCGCCATTATGCCTTTGGCTTCTTTAATTGGCTCTGGAATGGGCATCTTAAACCCATGGAATCTGCGGTTGATTATTGAGTCGGCTAAAGTGCCGGTCTTGGTTGATGCTGGTGTAGGCACGGCATCAGATGCGGCGATTGCGATGGAATTAGGCTGCGATGGCATTTTGATGAACACCGCGATTGCTGGTGCAAAAGACCCAATCCTCATGGCCCGTGCCATGAAGCTAGCCGTTATGGCAGGGCGTGATGCATTCTTAGCGGGTCGTATTCCACGAAAACTCTATACGGCAGACCCAAGCTCACCGATTTCGGGCTTGATTGCTGCTAAGTAAAGAAATAAACCCAAACTTTGAGCTCGGAGTTAAAGGATTTGATCCTGAACGGCTAAAGAGCTAAATCTTTCCAATTAAGCTGACGTCTATTTTTCAAGTCGCTTAAATGAAGAGAACACAGCCATCTTGGGTTTCTTTGTCTCTGTGGTTCAATGTTTGGGTTTTGTTATAAAATAAGGTCTAACTAGAAAATACGCCGCGCGATGCGGCGTTTTTGTTTGCAAGGAATCGAGAAATGGAACACCCAAATTACATGCGCCGTATCCGTAGCTTTGTGCTGCGTCAAGGGCATTTATCTTCCGGCCAAGAGCGGGCCATTGCAGAATTTGGTGAGCAATTTTGTATCCCTTATCAGGCTGAAGTTTTAGATCTGAATACGGCTTTTGCCCGCACTGGCCCAAAGATTTTAGAAATTGGTTTTGGTATGGGGGGCC
This genomic interval from Iodobacter fluviatilis contains the following:
- the thiS gene encoding sulfur carrier protein ThiS, which encodes MQISINGEAREFTAPLSLLDLIDLLELKGKRIAIEQNGEIVPKSQHATSLLSEGDVLEMVVAVGGG
- a CDS encoding thiazole synthase, with translation MSDQFQIAGQAYQSRLIVGTGKYQDFAQTRAAVDASGAEIITVAIRRVNIGQDASQPSLLEYLPPSEFTYLPNTAGCYNATDAVRTLRLARELLDGHKLVKLEVLGDANTLYPNVRETLIAVETLVKEGFDVMVYTSDDPIAAKELEDIGCCAIMPLASLIGSGMGILNPWNLRLIIESAKVPVLVDAGVGTASDAAIAMELGCDGILMNTAIAGAKDPILMARAMKLAVMAGRDAFLAGRIPRKLYTADPSSPISGLIAAK